The proteins below are encoded in one region of Antennarius striatus isolate MH-2024 chromosome 7, ASM4005453v1, whole genome shotgun sequence:
- the s1pr3a gene encoding sphingosine 1-phosphate receptor 3a → MGNILEEGMNNVIVSHYNHSGKWDRPRSGGPCKIAVLIIICVLIVLENVTVLLALWRNKRFHSRMYFLIGNLALSDLLAGVAYVVNIFTSGNNTFFLTPEQWLAREGSMFVALSASTFSLLAIGIERHMTMVRLRPCETAGRGRLLGLLAACWVVSVLLSALPSLGWNCLNNMASCSTVLPLYAKSYVAFCISVFSALLVAIVILYIRIYRLVTSSGRRVSSRPSERSLALLRTVVIVLGVFVICWTPLFLLLLLDVGCSPHKCPVLYQVDWFIALAVLNSALNPLIYTLSSREMRAAFFRLLCCCQTSMESTGTPGVGNLHLGTVIPTAENSKTSFGGGGGSGAGKSTLNRGKVPTSMNSDSKHGDPSATALPLPSGPADLLSAVLVKAGALPLSKF, encoded by the coding sequence ATGGGGAACATACTGGAGGAAGGCATGAACAATGTCATAGTCAGCCACTACAACCATTCTGGGAAGTGGGACCGGCCTCGTAGCGGCGGTCCCTGTAAGATAGCCGTGCTGATCATCATCTGCGTGCTGATCGTTCTGGAGAACGTCACTGTCCTCCTTGCTCTCTGGAGGAACAAGCGCTTCCACAGTCGCATGTACTTCCTCATTGGAAACCTTGCGCTGTCCGACCTGCTGGCTGGAGTGGCCTATGTGGTGAACATCTTCACCTCAGGAAACAACACCTTCTTCTTGACGCCGGAGCAGTGGCTGGCCAGAGAGGGGAGCATGTTCGTGGCCCTCAGCGCTTCCACCTTCAGCCTCCTGGCCATTGGCATCGAGAGGCATATGACCATGGTGCGTTTGCGTCCGTGCGAGACAGCAGGCAGGGGGAGACTTCTAGGACTGCTGGCTGCCTGTTGGGTTGTGTCCGTGCTGCTCAGTGCCCTGCCCAGCCTGGGCTGGAACTGCCTGAACAATATGGCCTCCTGCTCCACAGTGTTGCCCCTCTATGCTAAGAGCTACGTGGCCTTCTGCATCAGTGTGTTCAGTGCCCTCTTGGTGGCCATCGTCATCCTCTACATTAGGATCTACCGCCTGGTGACCTCTAGCGGCCGTAGGGTGAGCAGCCGGCCTTCGGAGCGTTCACTGGCCCTGCTGCGGACGGTCGTTATTGTTCTCGGAGTGTTCGTCATCTGCTGGAcgcccctcttcctcctgctgcttctGGATGTTGGTTGCAGTCCACATAAGTGTCCTGTGCTGTACCAGGTGGACTGGTTCATCGCTCTGGCCGTGCTCAACTCTGCCCTCAACCCTCTGATATACACTCTGTCCAGCAGGGAGATGAGGGCGGCGTTCTTCCGTCTGCTGTGCTGCTGTCAGACCAGCATGGAATCCACTGGGACACCTGGAGTGGGCAATCTCCATCTTGGCACAGTCATTCCCACGGCAGAGAACAGCAAGACGAGTTTTGGTGGAGGAGGGGGCAGTGGGGCCGGCAAGTCCACACTGAATAGAGGGAAGGTTCCCACATCTATGAACTCTGATAGTAAACATGGAGATCCCTCAGCCACAGCTCTGCCTCTTCCCTCCGGACCTGCAGACCTGCTTTCGGCCGTGCTGGTGAAGGCAGGAGCTCTGCCACTCAGCAAGTTCTGA